The Armatimonadota bacterium genome window below encodes:
- a CDS encoding NADPH-dependent FMN reductase: MGLILAICGSLRANSVNRLVLQSLQKSLPELSISRAVAELPIFNPDLLANRPQAVETLSNEILEATAILVASPEYIHGVSSVVKSALDWTVDTGAWSNKPVFVINCSGRANIAH; the protein is encoded by the coding sequence GTGGGATTGATCCTCGCGATCTGCGGGAGCCTCCGGGCCAACTCGGTGAATCGACTCGTGCTCCAAAGTCTTCAGAAAAGTCTGCCAGAATTGAGTATTAGTCGGGCTGTTGCCGAACTACCGATCTTTAACCCGGATCTTCTCGCTAACCGCCCTCAAGCCGTTGAGACTCTTTCCAACGAAATACTTGAGGCGACTGCAATCCTGGTTGCAAGCCCTGAATACATCCACGGCGTCAGCAGCGTTGTCAAGTCCGCGCTCGACTGGACCGTGGATACGGGTGCCTGGTCGAACAAGCCGGTATTCGTCATCAACTGTTCTGGCCGAGCTAACATCGCCCACTAG
- a CDS encoding DUF1592 domain-containing protein, giving the protein MRKAHLLLLTSSSLPLLVALQAPAKPSAPAPSGEQLFAKNCASCHGQKGVGGGGYPKPLAGNKSTADLGTYIAKSMPPGGKTPPAQANEIAKYMYEAFYSPVAQERIRPPRVTLQRLTVKQFRNALADLIGPDHQALSGDPGGTNGNYYKKNPWDDKNRLIQRKDTSIDYDFGTKGPSDAAFDLWNFSAVWTGSIIAPETGEYEFIIQSNQNVRLQLNGERPLIDNRVRSLNETEFRNSIYLIAGRNYPFFLEFSKQTAGVNDEEKKKKTPPSSAFVKLLWKRPKMATEVIPSQFLSQGWNQNTYICDTPLPADDRSIGYDRGNAVSKDWDEATTRAALETADYVVSNLDRLSGTKPTDANRPAKLKEGAKLFLTKAFRQPLTPEQEQLYLEKPFASAPNPETALKKVIVLGLKSPRFLYREIGSRKDPFQTASELSFGLWDSIPDTQLLQAAGRGELKTDDGRRNNIQRLVNDSRTYTKLREFLMSWLKVDEIPDIVKNAKAFPQFDQATVNDLRTSLDLFLKDAVWAPDGSFTKLMTSKNQFLNGRLSKLYGGNLDPYASFQQVNSTDRAGVLTHPYLLSRLAYNEGTSPIHRGVLIIRNMMGRILAPPPSAFAPEPASLHPNLTTRERIAQQTKPEACSGCHNRINPLGFTLEKYDAIGKLRLIDNNKPVDTSGSYVDSQGQIVKFNDASDLASYIASSPDSHTAFVEKLFQYFTKQPIRAYGKDALPNLVAQFKKDNYNIRSLIVNVMMTATGNAQ; this is encoded by the coding sequence GTGAGAAAGGCTCATCTGCTTCTGCTGACGTCGTCGTCACTGCCGCTTCTGGTCGCCCTCCAGGCCCCGGCCAAACCATCCGCGCCTGCTCCTTCCGGCGAACAGCTTTTTGCCAAAAATTGCGCCTCTTGCCACGGACAAAAAGGCGTCGGTGGAGGCGGATACCCGAAACCTTTGGCAGGCAATAAAAGCACTGCCGATCTCGGGACTTACATCGCAAAATCGATGCCGCCTGGGGGCAAAACTCCGCCCGCTCAAGCAAACGAAATCGCCAAATATATGTATGAAGCGTTTTACTCGCCGGTCGCTCAGGAGAGAATTCGCCCGCCGCGTGTCACACTGCAACGGCTAACGGTTAAGCAGTTCCGGAACGCTCTTGCTGACCTCATCGGCCCTGACCACCAGGCGCTATCCGGCGATCCTGGGGGAACGAACGGAAACTACTATAAGAAGAACCCGTGGGACGACAAAAACCGACTCATCCAACGCAAAGATACAAGCATCGACTACGACTTCGGAACAAAGGGTCCCAGCGACGCGGCCTTCGACCTTTGGAACTTCTCCGCCGTCTGGACCGGCTCAATCATTGCCCCCGAGACGGGCGAATATGAGTTCATCATACAGTCCAACCAAAACGTCAGGCTGCAACTTAATGGAGAGCGTCCTCTCATTGATAACCGGGTGAGAAGCCTGAACGAAACAGAGTTTCGAAACTCAATCTATCTCATCGCCGGTCGAAACTATCCGTTCTTTCTTGAGTTCTCAAAACAAACCGCCGGAGTGAACGACGAAGAGAAAAAGAAGAAAACTCCCCCTTCTTCGGCCTTCGTGAAGCTCCTCTGGAAGCGTCCCAAAATGGCTACCGAGGTGATTCCCTCGCAATTCCTTAGCCAGGGCTGGAACCAGAACACCTACATCTGCGACACGCCACTGCCCGCCGACGACCGTAGCATCGGCTATGACCGAGGAAACGCAGTCAGCAAAGACTGGGACGAGGCCACTACTCGTGCCGCGCTCGAAACCGCTGACTATGTGGTCTCCAATCTGGATCGCCTTAGCGGGACCAAACCAACCGACGCCAATCGGCCTGCCAAACTCAAAGAAGGCGCAAAGCTGTTTCTGACGAAAGCATTTCGTCAGCCGCTAACCCCTGAGCAGGAGCAACTCTATCTCGAAAAGCCCTTTGCCTCGGCACCCAATCCCGAGACCGCGCTCAAAAAGGTGATTGTTCTCGGGCTCAAGTCCCCTCGCTTCCTTTATCGAGAGATTGGTTCGAGAAAAGACCCGTTCCAAACAGCATCCGAACTCAGTTTTGGACTATGGGATTCGATTCCCGACACTCAGCTCCTCCAAGCCGCGGGCCGGGGAGAGCTCAAAACCGATGACGGTCGTCGCAATAACATCCAACGCCTTGTCAACGACTCACGAACCTACACCAAGCTCCGAGAGTTCTTGATGAGCTGGCTCAAGGTCGACGAAATCCCTGACATCGTCAAAAACGCTAAAGCCTTCCCGCAGTTCGATCAGGCAACCGTCAACGACCTCCGCACATCGCTCGACCTGTTCCTCAAAGACGCGGTCTGGGCTCCCGATGGCTCCTTTACCAAGCTCATGACCAGCAAGAATCAGTTCCTGAACGGACGGCTCAGCAAGCTTTACGGTGGAAATCTTGACCCGTATGCGAGCTTCCAGCAAGTGAACTCAACCGACCGCGCGGGAGTTCTGACCCATCCGTACCTACTTTCAAGGCTTGCCTACAATGAGGGAACGTCGCCGATCCACCGCGGCGTCCTCATTATCCGCAACATGATGGGACGCATTCTGGCTCCGCCGCCAAGTGCCTTCGCACCCGAACCCGCCTCGCTTCACCCAAATCTCACGACAAGAGAGCGAATCGCGCAGCAGACGAAGCCCGAGGCGTGCAGCGGCTGTCATAACCGCATCAACCCGCTGGGATTCACCTTGGAGAAGTACGACGCTATCGGCAAACTCCGCCTGATTGACAACAATAAACCGGTCGATACCTCTGGTAGCTACGTTGACTCCCAAGGGCAAATCGTTAAGTTCAATGATGCAAGCGACCTGGCAAGTTACATTGCAAGCAGCCCGGACAGTCACACCGCGTTTGTGGAAAAACTGTTCCAATACTTCACGAAGCAGCCAATTCGAGCCTACGGGAAGGATGCCCTCCCAAATCTCGTAGCACAGTTTAAGAAAGACAATTACAACATCCGAAGCCTGATCGTCAACGTGATGATGACGGCAACTGGGAATGCACAATGA
- a CDS encoding DUF1552 domain-containing protein: protein MNDSTRRDFLRTLGVSAAAMPFLMGLPSFAFGNPAPTRKQRLVILFSPDGVVPSTFWPDTPGTGFIFKESLKPLANYREKMLILKGVCERVKGDGDNHMRGIGCLLTGVELFPGNVQGGSDTPAGWSSGISIDQEIKNYLQKSQATKTRFGSLEFGVMVPEHADTWTRMCYAGPNKPIAPIDDPYQMFNKLYGQSKDRELLKSVLDDLKTDMDKVRSQISKDDQRLLDDHMQLVREMEKDISSHKNETLNHPVPQLEPGVRRDNDNMPKISKLQIDLMVSSFIADSCRVATLQYTNSVGQPRFTWLGITEGQHDLSHEPDSNATAQEKLTRINKWYAEQMAYLLKKLSETKEPDGSGFLIDNTTVIWTNELGQGNSHTLENIPWVLVGGGLGFKTGRYLDFRGVPHNRLLMELAHGFGHNITTFGNKDHCGQGVLGLT from the coding sequence ATGAACGATTCAACAAGAAGAGATTTTCTGAGAACATTAGGAGTGAGCGCCGCCGCAATGCCTTTCCTGATGGGCCTCCCTAGCTTTGCGTTCGGTAATCCTGCTCCGACTCGCAAACAGCGGCTAGTGATTCTGTTTAGCCCCGATGGCGTCGTGCCGAGCACCTTCTGGCCAGATACGCCCGGCACCGGGTTCATCTTCAAAGAATCTTTGAAACCTCTGGCAAACTACCGAGAAAAAATGCTGATCCTGAAGGGGGTCTGCGAGCGAGTCAAAGGCGATGGCGATAACCACATGCGCGGCATCGGCTGCTTGCTCACCGGCGTAGAACTCTTCCCAGGAAACGTCCAAGGCGGCTCCGACACTCCTGCTGGCTGGTCGAGCGGAATCTCGATTGACCAAGAGATCAAGAACTATCTCCAAAAGAGCCAAGCCACAAAGACGCGCTTCGGGTCGCTCGAGTTCGGAGTCATGGTTCCCGAGCACGCCGACACCTGGACCCGCATGTGCTACGCCGGGCCAAATAAGCCCATCGCGCCGATCGACGACCCGTACCAGATGTTCAACAAGCTCTACGGTCAGTCTAAAGATCGTGAACTTCTGAAGTCGGTGTTGGATGATCTGAAAACGGACATGGACAAGGTTCGGTCACAGATATCCAAAGACGATCAACGGCTCCTGGACGATCATATGCAACTTGTCCGCGAGATGGAGAAGGACATCTCCAGTCACAAGAACGAGACCCTCAACCACCCGGTTCCACAACTCGAGCCCGGGGTAAGGCGCGACAACGACAACATGCCAAAGATCAGCAAACTGCAGATCGACCTCATGGTCAGCTCGTTCATCGCCGATTCTTGCCGCGTCGCCACGCTCCAGTACACGAACTCCGTCGGCCAACCCCGCTTCACTTGGCTCGGAATCACCGAAGGTCAGCACGACCTCTCGCACGAGCCGGACAGCAACGCAACCGCCCAAGAAAAGCTCACCCGGATCAACAAGTGGTACGCCGAGCAGATGGCGTATCTGCTGAAGAAGCTCAGCGAGACCAAGGAGCCCGACGGTAGCGGATTTCTCATCGACAACACTACCGTCATCTGGACCAACGAGCTGGGCCAAGGTAACAGCCACACCCTAGAAAACATCCCCTGGGTCCTCGTCGGCGGCGGCCTCGGCTTCAAAACTGGCCGCTACCTAGACTTCAGAGGCGTCCCCCACAACCGCCTGCTCATGGAACTAGCCCACGGCTTCGGACACAACATCACGACCTTTGGGAACAAAGACCACTGCGGCCAAGGCGTACTGGGTCTGACGTAA
- the dnaE gene encoding DNA polymerase III subunit alpha → MCFGRLPDGTDLSARWREAGEWWDGESAQEWIRYVAAGSRREESFDLGFRHLPFVSGSSEVSVDYSEDWSLRARKLRDGKMKHPFVSEPPRMYSALASGSCDAPYVPLHIASGYDFGRGVMLPEEAVQFAVMNGLPGLCIADRYSLVGAVELARGCRQSGLHPLIGASFELETGGEIVLIAQTTRGYVGLSSLITRCHLDEERLLPILRLSNLWDSCDDLICLMGGSHGPLLPLLLRGCFSSASELVGQFRERFGRDRLYLEADVAYQPWDIAHLRGLRRLSSEMEVPLVAGGLVTHARPHHFPVQEVIGCAHNLSLIHEVKGRKPRFHEDGFPFRAINAERFLRTPFEMRELYSEMPELVSNTLDILTKCDKDVMPSRTTLPKLFDDPENALREVTYAGAHQKYPLMTTGIRRRIDKELDRICRLKYADHFLTIWDACRWASHQGYQFSGRGSVVDSVVAYCLDLSRIDAYRHRLHFDRFLPADGTKRPDIDIDFPAKRRNEVRSYMTQKYGEDRVATVAAVGAYCTRGIIREVGKVFGLPDSTISFLSKRVHGGIAPDKLEAALEKRPELRGSSIPKERFRWVLSLAERMMDIPRNMRAHSSGVVISSRPLCETVPLMWSAGEDPAGGHLKIIQWDKRSAKHYFDKFDILCLRGQDVLEGTQDRVVVRDRSFDVASIPSDDPDVYATMRSGELIGIPQSASPAMRQAHIRLKTKNLEDASLVQAGIRPGVGGAVKLNEMIARRHGKPFTFSHPDLEEILGITYGIIVFQEQVDLLLQKFAGYSGGEAEDTREQIHKRRREDFGREIRERVLQRIQANGYGLQVAEEVFELIAGFKGYGFAQGHALAFAEISVRSIYCQQHYPAEYFASLLDAQPAGYYGPCTLVNEARNRGVAVLPVDVNLSEVGFAVEDVKSVMDPHIVVPNGGIRVALSQISGLNRDLALRIVLARPYESVFDFAMKTNPSRDDLERLILVGAFDSLHANRRQLLWALPAILDYARAFNTPGTLPLGAPIPVLPSDIADFNQAERAIHERRYLDLDIDHHLMSFERERVASRGGVTSAVARRLAHGRKAIVVGNPIRLRFPPTPSGRRVVFFDLEDESGLLNVTCFDETYQRDGHAIVCSPYVTIIGEAQVRDDHVAFLASRVFPYRPLITSLLGVPGAAATGSSDMGWGHSPLPIVTADFLVG, encoded by the coding sequence GTGTGCTTCGGGCGACTACCGGATGGTACTGACCTCTCCGCGCGGTGGCGCGAGGCTGGGGAGTGGTGGGATGGCGAATCGGCTCAGGAGTGGATACGTTATGTGGCGGCGGGGTCCCGGCGGGAGGAGTCGTTTGATTTAGGGTTTCGGCACTTGCCGTTTGTGTCTGGTTCTTCGGAGGTTTCTGTGGATTATTCGGAGGATTGGTCTTTGCGGGCTCGGAAACTGAGGGATGGGAAGATGAAACATCCGTTTGTTTCGGAGCCGCCACGGATGTATTCGGCATTGGCTTCTGGTTCTTGTGATGCTCCTTATGTGCCGTTGCATATTGCGTCTGGTTATGATTTTGGGCGCGGGGTGATGCTGCCGGAGGAGGCAGTTCAGTTTGCGGTGATGAACGGGTTGCCGGGGCTTTGTATTGCTGATCGGTATTCATTAGTGGGAGCAGTGGAGCTGGCTCGGGGGTGCCGTCAGTCGGGATTGCATCCGCTTATTGGTGCTTCATTTGAACTGGAGACGGGAGGGGAGATAGTTTTGATTGCTCAGACGACTCGGGGTTATGTCGGGTTATCTTCTTTGATTACTCGTTGTCATTTAGATGAGGAACGACTACTGCCGATACTTCGGTTGTCTAATTTGTGGGATTCTTGTGATGATTTGATTTGTTTGATGGGTGGATCGCATGGGCCATTACTGCCCTTGCTGCTTCGCGGTTGTTTTTCCTCGGCTTCGGAATTAGTTGGGCAGTTCCGGGAGCGATTTGGGCGGGATCGATTGTATTTGGAAGCAGATGTGGCGTACCAACCTTGGGACATCGCACATCTTCGGGGGCTGCGTCGGTTGTCTTCGGAGATGGAGGTTCCTTTGGTGGCGGGAGGGCTGGTGACTCATGCGCGGCCGCACCATTTTCCGGTTCAGGAGGTGATTGGGTGCGCGCACAATTTGAGTTTAATTCACGAGGTGAAGGGGCGAAAGCCGCGCTTTCATGAGGATGGCTTCCCTTTTCGGGCAATCAATGCGGAGCGGTTTCTTCGGACGCCATTCGAGATGCGTGAGCTGTATTCGGAGATGCCTGAGTTAGTGTCGAATACGCTTGACATCCTTACGAAGTGCGACAAGGATGTGATGCCTTCGCGTACTACTTTACCCAAGTTGTTTGATGATCCTGAAAACGCTTTACGAGAGGTGACCTACGCGGGGGCTCATCAAAAGTATCCGCTGATGACGACGGGAATTCGGCGGCGAATTGATAAAGAGCTTGATCGTATTTGTCGTTTGAAATATGCGGATCACTTTTTGACGATTTGGGATGCTTGCCGGTGGGCTTCTCATCAGGGGTATCAATTTAGTGGGCGAGGATCAGTTGTAGATTCGGTGGTGGCTTATTGTCTCGATCTGAGCCGAATTGATGCTTATCGACACCGTTTACACTTTGATCGGTTTTTGCCGGCGGATGGGACGAAACGACCGGATATTGATATTGATTTTCCGGCGAAGCGGCGGAATGAGGTGCGGTCTTACATGACGCAGAAGTACGGCGAGGATCGGGTGGCGACGGTGGCGGCGGTTGGGGCTTACTGCACGCGGGGGATCATTCGGGAGGTTGGCAAGGTGTTTGGGTTGCCAGATTCGACGATTAGCTTTTTGTCGAAGCGGGTTCATGGGGGGATTGCGCCGGATAAGTTGGAGGCGGCTTTGGAGAAAAGACCAGAGTTGCGGGGGAGCAGTATTCCGAAGGAGCGATTTCGGTGGGTTTTGAGCTTAGCGGAGCGGATGATGGATATTCCGAGGAATATGCGGGCGCACTCTTCGGGGGTGGTGATTTCTTCGCGGCCTCTTTGTGAGACAGTGCCATTGATGTGGTCAGCGGGTGAGGATCCGGCGGGTGGTCATTTGAAGATCATCCAGTGGGATAAGCGGTCGGCGAAGCACTACTTCGACAAGTTCGATATCTTGTGCCTTCGGGGGCAGGATGTTTTGGAGGGGACTCAGGACCGGGTGGTGGTGCGGGATCGGTCGTTTGACGTGGCTTCCATTCCCTCGGATGATCCGGATGTTTATGCGACGATGCGGTCGGGGGAGCTGATAGGGATTCCGCAGTCGGCTTCGCCAGCAATGAGGCAGGCGCATATTCGGCTGAAGACGAAGAACCTCGAAGATGCCTCACTTGTTCAGGCGGGGATTCGGCCGGGCGTTGGCGGGGCGGTGAAGCTGAATGAGATGATTGCGCGGCGGCACGGGAAGCCGTTTACGTTTTCGCATCCTGACCTGGAGGAGATTTTGGGGATTACTTACGGGATCATCGTTTTTCAGGAGCAGGTTGACCTGTTGTTGCAGAAGTTTGCAGGGTACTCGGGCGGAGAGGCGGAAGATACTCGGGAGCAGATTCATAAGCGGCGGCGGGAGGATTTTGGGCGGGAGATTCGCGAACGGGTCCTTCAAAGGATTCAGGCGAATGGATACGGGTTGCAGGTTGCCGAAGAAGTCTTTGAGCTGATCGCGGGATTCAAAGGTTATGGCTTTGCCCAGGGGCACGCGCTGGCGTTTGCCGAGATTTCGGTGCGGTCGATCTATTGCCAGCAACACTATCCAGCGGAGTACTTCGCTTCCCTACTCGATGCTCAGCCAGCTGGTTACTACGGGCCATGTACGTTGGTGAACGAAGCTCGGAACCGGGGGGTGGCGGTTTTGCCGGTGGACGTGAATTTGAGCGAGGTGGGGTTTGCGGTGGAGGATGTGAAGTCGGTGATGGATCCACATATCGTGGTTCCGAATGGGGGGATTCGGGTGGCTTTGTCGCAGATTTCGGGCTTAAATCGGGATTTGGCTTTACGGATTGTGTTAGCTCGGCCTTATGAGAGTGTGTTTGATTTTGCGATGAAAACGAATCCTTCGCGGGATGATTTGGAGCGGTTGATATTGGTGGGGGCGTTTGATTCGTTGCATGCGAATCGGCGGCAGTTGTTGTGGGCGTTGCCGGCGATTTTGGATTATGCCAGGGCGTTTAATACTCCGGGGACGTTGCCGCTGGGGGCGCCGATTCCGGTGTTGCCTTCTGATATTGCGGATTTTAACCAGGCCGAACGGGCGATTCATGAGCGTCGGTATCTAGATTTGGATATTGACCATCACCTCATGAGCTTCGAGCGGGAGCGGGTGGCAAGCCGGGGCGGGGTGACTTCTGCGGTGGCTCGTCGGCTTGCGCATGGGCGGAAGGCGATTGTGGTGGGGAATCCGATTCGGCTGCGTTTTCCGCCGACGCCAAGTGGGCGGCGGGTGGTGTTTTTTGATTTGGAGGATGAGTCGGGGCTGCTGAACGTGACTTGTTTTGACGAGACCTATCAGCGGGATGGGCACGCGATTGTTTGCTCGCCTTATGTGACGATCATCGGGGAAGCACAGGTTCGAGATGATCATGTGGCTTTTCTGGCGTCGCGGGTTTTTCCTTATCGGCCGTTGATTACTTCTCTGTTAGGGGTTCCGGGAGCGGCGGCGACGGGTTCGAGCGACATGGGCTGGGGGCACTCGCCGTTGCCGATTGTCACTGCGGATTTTCTGGTGGGATGA
- a CDS encoding adenylate/guanylate cyclase domain-containing protein encodes MDQEQRTLASIMFTDVVGFSKLTAINEERTMRALHRDFDLIFRSVGAFKGEVLNTMGDGMMVYFSSATQCMLCALDIQQTLHALKMSNPPDGILSHRIGLNIGDIHLNGRNTMGDGVNQAARIQSMAKPDSIKMSAEFYKLVKDKVKMDAKYVPGQMAKNIPAPIPTYEVAAIDEMLKLQAAEALFTPPTAADGPAGATGRRAVLMLVLTLIMIGVAAVPVYMISQAQKNSKTGMNAVPKGRGDKFNLKKFGDQKATPEVSKTPTSPQDTNTPQAPVAFTLTPAEITELEGLRNSYDFDGAVALLQKNPNISAADGQKMLSDYQGLAAMKTWLSKEIDVTTQEKPLAALLKGSQADIYSATGGVVIATGGQVTDPKPLWELKPETIDSLGIACAALPPSGTPAPTEVTYWLSVFRTVFRLT; translated from the coding sequence ATGGATCAGGAACAGCGGACATTAGCGTCGATCATGTTTACCGACGTGGTCGGGTTTAGCAAGCTGACCGCGATCAATGAGGAGCGCACGATGCGAGCCCTTCATCGCGATTTTGACCTCATTTTCCGCTCGGTTGGAGCGTTTAAGGGCGAAGTTCTCAACACCATGGGCGACGGGATGATGGTGTACTTCTCTTCTGCTACCCAGTGTATGCTGTGTGCGCTCGACATCCAGCAGACGCTCCATGCGCTGAAGATGAGCAATCCACCGGACGGGATTTTGTCTCACCGGATCGGACTCAACATCGGCGATATTCACCTGAACGGCCGGAATACGATGGGCGACGGCGTGAATCAGGCTGCGCGGATTCAGTCGATGGCGAAGCCGGATTCGATCAAGATGTCGGCGGAGTTTTATAAGCTTGTCAAAGACAAAGTCAAGATGGACGCCAAGTACGTGCCGGGGCAAATGGCGAAGAATATTCCCGCCCCGATTCCGACCTATGAGGTAGCGGCGATCGACGAAATGTTGAAGCTTCAGGCTGCTGAAGCCCTATTTACTCCTCCGACGGCAGCGGACGGTCCCGCCGGAGCGACGGGTCGCCGAGCTGTTTTGATGCTTGTACTTACGCTGATTATGATCGGAGTCGCGGCCGTGCCGGTCTACATGATCAGCCAGGCTCAGAAGAACTCTAAGACGGGGATGAACGCGGTTCCTAAAGGCAGAGGAGATAAGTTCAACCTCAAGAAGTTCGGCGACCAGAAGGCTACACCTGAGGTTAGCAAGACGCCTACATCGCCCCAAGATACCAATACTCCACAGGCACCGGTTGCTTTCACGCTAACCCCCGCCGAGATAACGGAACTCGAAGGACTGAGGAATTCTTACGACTTTGACGGTGCCGTCGCTCTGTTACAGAAAAACCCAAACATCTCCGCGGCCGATGGCCAAAAAATGCTGTCGGATTACCAAGGACTGGCGGCTATGAAAACTTGGTTGTCGAAGGAGATTGACGTTACGACTCAAGAGAAACCGTTAGCGGCATTGCTGAAAGGAAGCCAAGCGGACATTTACTCTGCGACGGGTGGCGTGGTCATTGCTACGGGCGGACAAGTGACCGATCCGAAGCCGCTTTGGGAACTGAAGCCAGAGACAATAGACAGCTTGGGAATCGCTTGTGCAGCCTTGCCGCCCTCAGGTACGCCTGCTCCAACTGAAGTTACCTACTGGCTGTCCGTTTTTCGGACCGTGTTTCGACTCACCTAA
- a CDS encoding DUF4253 domain-containing protein produces the protein MLKWLQGRKERIEGSREKMTHAVTRPAQQPSTPLPVQKVRMVNMLTGHLALKEFPHNQAQTQWLGLRAKVNGSLIIFADIEEHSELREPEAHAQPTQAEHPDYTAILATHKESLDAKDFARHRPSPASLTNPEPAKEFFSLKGTQATTYLGVVPVKEPWKVPATAAFGSWERITDDDIVTAHLKSWYEKYGATPALIGAGQLELWLDRPVTDPEQAADLALEMFSLCPDIIDEGTESTETLANSILGAHVWYFWWD, from the coding sequence ATGCTGAAATGGCTGCAGGGGAGGAAGGAGAGAATCGAGGGGTCTCGCGAAAAGATGACCCACGCCGTCACCCGCCCCGCTCAACAGCCCAGTACACCTCTCCCCGTCCAAAAAGTTCGCATGGTCAACATGCTCACAGGGCACCTCGCGCTCAAAGAATTCCCCCACAATCAAGCGCAGACCCAGTGGCTCGGGCTTCGCGCAAAGGTTAATGGCTCGCTCATCATCTTCGCCGACATCGAGGAGCACAGCGAACTCCGTGAGCCGGAAGCTCATGCTCAGCCTACTCAAGCCGAGCATCCTGACTACACCGCAATCCTGGCAACCCACAAGGAGTCACTTGACGCCAAGGACTTCGCCCGCCACCGACCCTCTCCGGCTTCACTGACGAACCCGGAACCGGCCAAAGAGTTCTTTTCCTTGAAGGGAACTCAGGCAACCACTTACCTCGGTGTCGTCCCTGTTAAAGAACCTTGGAAGGTTCCCGCCACTGCCGCATTCGGAAGCTGGGAGCGCATCACTGACGACGACATCGTCACCGCGCACCTCAAGTCGTGGTACGAGAAGTACGGTGCCACGCCCGCGCTCATCGGGGCCGGTCAACTCGAACTCTGGCTGGATCGCCCAGTAACGGACCCCGAGCAAGCTGCCGACCTCGCCTTAGAAATGTTCTCGCTATGTCCGGACATCATCGACGAAGGCACTGAATCCACCGAGACCCTCGCCAACTCAATCCTCGGCGCGCACGTTTGGTACTTCTGGTGGGATTGA
- a CDS encoding peroxiredoxin-like family protein — MVTTLATLILTQTGVAMSADAAKPLQNGAKAPMVKLNDIDGKSRDLKSILSGKPTVVVFYRGGWCPFCNAQLAELGQNMAAIQAKGYNLIGISPDLPANLKATIGKNKLEYPLYSDAKAEALRKFGIAFKVDGLTFTTYKEKYKLDLEKWSGENHHILPVPSVYVIDAKGTIKFSYSNPDYRVRLKANALLAAL; from the coding sequence ATGGTAACCACTCTCGCCACCCTTATCCTCACTCAGACCGGAGTTGCGATGAGCGCAGACGCCGCGAAGCCTCTGCAGAATGGCGCCAAAGCTCCGATGGTCAAGCTGAACGATATCGACGGAAAGAGCAGGGATCTCAAGTCCATTCTCTCCGGAAAGCCGACCGTCGTTGTCTTCTATCGCGGTGGCTGGTGCCCGTTCTGCAACGCTCAACTCGCCGAACTCGGACAAAACATGGCGGCAATCCAAGCGAAAGGCTACAACTTGATCGGGATATCTCCGGACCTCCCGGCCAACCTTAAAGCTACGATTGGGAAAAACAAGCTGGAATATCCGCTGTACTCCGACGCCAAAGCCGAGGCGCTTCGTAAGTTCGGAATAGCTTTCAAGGTTGACGGCCTCACCTTCACTACCTACAAAGAGAAGTACAAGCTGGATCTAGAAAAGTGGTCGGGCGAAAACCACCACATCCTCCCGGTTCCGAGTGTGTACGTGATCGATGCCAAAGGCACGATCAAATTCAGCTACTCAAACCCCGACTATCGAGTCCGCCTCAAGGCCAACGCCCTCCTCGCCGCGCTGTAA